Proteins from one Candidatus Omnitrophota bacterium genomic window:
- a CDS encoding nitroreductase family protein, with the protein MKSKAFHGLIISRRSTRLFKQKKVSLKILKQAVNAGRLAPSAANLQYLEYLVVTGSRNLEKVFPHTRWAGYLHPKRIPPQGKRPTCYIFILVNKLKSKQPDSRDVGAAVENIILSLLAEGIASCWIAALDRVALRKALKIPLKFKIDSLVACGYPAEYPKLETDAKKVKYWLDKKGRLHVPKRPLKDIIYFN; encoded by the coding sequence ATGAAGAGTAAAGCCTTTCATGGTTTAATTATTAGCCGGCGCTCAACCAGACTTTTTAAGCAAAAGAAGGTTTCGCTTAAGATACTTAAGCAAGCAGTTAATGCCGGACGCTTGGCTCCTTCTGCGGCAAACCTGCAGTATTTAGAATATCTGGTTGTAACTGGCTCTAGAAATTTAGAAAAAGTGTTTCCGCATACTCGTTGGGCCGGATATTTGCATCCAAAAAGAATTCCACCTCAAGGTAAGCGACCAACCTGTTATATTTTTATCTTGGTTAATAAATTAAAGTCAAAGCAACCTGATTCCCGAGACGTGGGCGCAGCAGTTGAAAACATTATTCTGTCTCTTCTTGCCGAGGGTATTGCTAGTTGTTGGATTGCTGCTCTTGATAGAGTGGCTTTGAGAAAAGCGTTAAAAATCCCTTTAAAATTTAAGATAGACTCTCTAGTTGCCTGTGGCTATCCGGCAGAATACCCTAAATTGGAAACGGATGCAAAAAAAGTAAAATATTGGTTAGATAAAAAAGGTCGTCTGCACGTTCCTAAACGCCCCCTTAAAGATATTATCTATTTTAATTAA